One Streptomyces hundungensis DNA segment encodes these proteins:
- a CDS encoding fumarate hydratase, producing the protein MSLVPRPPSPAFQYSDLLPLGKDTTPYRLVTAEGVSTFEADGRTFLKVDPQALRTLAAEAIHDIQHYLRPAHLAQLRKIIDDPEASGNDKFVALDLLKNANIAAAGVLPMCQDTGTAIVMGKRGQNVLTEGGDEEALSRGIYDAYTKLNLRYSQMAPLTMWDEKNTGSNLPAQIELYATDGGAYKFLFMAKGGGSANKSFLYQETKAVLNEASMMKFLEEKIRSLGTAACPPYHLAIVVGGTSAEFALKTAKYASAHYLDELPSEGSELGHGFRDEELEKKVFELTQKIGIGAQFGGKYFCHDVRVVRLPRHGASLPVAIAVSCSADRQAVAKITAEGVFLEQLETDPARFLPETTDEHLSTEGDVVRIDLNQPMDAILAELTKHPVKTRLSLTGPLVVARDIAHAKIKERLDAGEEMPQYLKDHPVYYAGPAKTPEGYASGSFGPTTAGRMDSYVEQFQAAGGSKVMLAKGNRSKQVTDACDAHGGFYLGSIGGPAARLAQDCIKKVEVVEYEELGMEAVWKIEVEDFPAFVVVDDKGNDFFQAPAEPPTFLNIPVRGAGQA; encoded by the coding sequence ATGTCCCTTGTCCCCCGCCCGCCCAGCCCGGCGTTTCAGTACTCCGACCTTCTCCCCCTAGGAAAGGACACCACGCCGTACCGCCTGGTGACCGCCGAGGGCGTCTCCACCTTCGAGGCCGACGGTCGTACGTTCCTCAAGGTCGACCCGCAGGCGCTGCGCACGCTGGCCGCCGAGGCGATCCACGACATCCAGCACTACCTCCGCCCGGCCCACCTGGCCCAGCTCCGGAAGATCATCGACGACCCGGAGGCCTCGGGCAACGACAAGTTCGTCGCGCTCGACCTCCTGAAGAACGCGAACATCGCCGCGGCGGGCGTCCTGCCGATGTGCCAGGACACCGGCACCGCGATCGTCATGGGCAAGCGCGGGCAGAACGTGCTCACCGAGGGCGGCGACGAGGAAGCGCTCTCGCGCGGCATCTACGACGCGTACACCAAGCTGAACCTGCGGTACTCGCAGATGGCGCCCCTGACCATGTGGGACGAGAAGAACACCGGCTCGAACCTGCCCGCGCAGATCGAGCTGTACGCGACCGACGGCGGCGCCTATAAGTTCCTCTTCATGGCCAAGGGCGGCGGCTCGGCCAACAAGTCGTTCCTCTACCAGGAGACCAAGGCGGTCCTCAACGAGGCCTCCATGATGAAGTTCCTGGAGGAGAAGATCCGCTCGCTCGGCACCGCCGCGTGCCCGCCGTACCACCTCGCGATCGTGGTGGGCGGCACCAGCGCCGAGTTCGCGCTCAAGACCGCGAAGTACGCCTCCGCGCACTACCTGGACGAACTCCCCTCCGAGGGCTCGGAGTTGGGCCACGGCTTCCGCGACGAGGAGCTGGAGAAGAAGGTCTTCGAGCTCACCCAGAAGATCGGCATCGGCGCCCAGTTCGGCGGCAAGTACTTCTGCCACGACGTGCGCGTGGTCCGTCTGCCGCGGCACGGCGCCTCGCTGCCCGTCGCGATCGCCGTGTCCTGCTCGGCCGACCGTCAGGCCGTCGCGAAGATCACCGCCGAGGGCGTCTTCCTGGAGCAGCTGGAGACCGACCCGGCTCGCTTCCTGCCGGAGACGACGGACGAGCACCTCTCCACCGAAGGCGATGTCGTGCGCATCGACCTCAACCAGCCGATGGACGCGATCCTCGCCGAGCTCACCAAGCACCCGGTCAAGACCCGGCTCTCGCTGACCGGCCCGCTGGTCGTGGCCCGCGACATCGCGCACGCCAAGATCAAGGAGCGGCTCGACGCGGGCGAGGAGATGCCGCAGTACTTGAAGGACCACCCGGTGTACTACGCGGGCCCGGCCAAGACCCCCGAGGGGTACGCGTCCGGTTCGTTCGGCCCGACCACGGCCGGCCGGATGGACTCCTACGTCGAGCAGTTCCAGGCGGCCGGCGGCTCCAAGGTGATGCTGGCCAAGGGCAACCGCAGCAAGCAGGTCACCGACGCCTGTGACGCGCACGGCGGGTTCTACCTCGGCTCGATCGGTGGTCCGGCCGCGCGGCTCGCGCAGGACTGCATCAAGAAGGTCGAGGTCGTCGAGTACGAGGAGCTCGGCATGGAGGCGGTGTGGAAGATCGAGGTCGAGGACTTCCCGGCGTTCGTCGTCGTCGACGACAAGGGCAATGACTTCTTCCAGGCTCCCGCCGAGCCGCCGACGTTCCTGAACATCCCCGTGCGGGGCGCCGGACAGGCCTGA
- a CDS encoding ricin-type beta-trefoil lectin domain protein — MTRKRHRLRCTFAATVAAAAAFAGMAAGASGAHAASAPSVRSTPLPPELEKIRAAEATRLYGDPAERAMADRRTGLISLGDSEISGEGVGSYEAGTNGPDNWCHRSPDSAIHRTGIPADETYNVACSGAYTGNIRIGGSKQYADELVQSDSLAIKARNTRIKMVLLVAGANDDLQFGPVMTDCVERYLLLQGACQSKYEPGWQGRVDALVPKVEGTVNDLKTVMRDAGYADGSYKLVVMGYPSPIGPDFHDDPNFPGKLVCGGLGYDSDTVWGRNTAVPAFEVGMRKVAKDTGVTYLDNSRLFNGHEVCMEDAWARGLYIDLSKPGLPDENSVRQSFHPNYRGHGAFASCLTQLYDSGATEGSCADPASTGTPTLQTLAWDDAYRPLKNEATGSCLDVTASTSANGTAVIGWDCHGGRNQGWWYDADRKSVHTQLTQDRCLDVPGANYTAGAKLIIWNCSGAANQEWVRQSGGLRPAAATGLCATLGAAKDPLTLRPCDGTASQRFA; from the coding sequence ATGACGCGCAAGAGGCACAGACTTCGCTGTACGTTCGCGGCCACCGTCGCCGCGGCGGCCGCGTTCGCGGGCATGGCGGCCGGCGCGAGCGGCGCGCACGCCGCGTCCGCCCCGTCCGTCCGGTCCACTCCGCTCCCGCCCGAACTGGAGAAGATCCGCGCGGCCGAGGCCACCCGGCTCTACGGCGACCCCGCCGAGCGCGCCATGGCCGACCGCAGGACCGGCCTGATCTCGCTGGGCGACAGCGAGATCTCCGGCGAGGGCGTCGGCAGCTACGAGGCCGGCACCAACGGCCCCGACAACTGGTGCCACCGCTCGCCCGACTCCGCCATCCACCGCACCGGCATCCCGGCCGACGAGACGTACAACGTGGCCTGTTCGGGCGCGTACACCGGAAACATCAGGATCGGCGGGTCCAAGCAGTACGCCGACGAACTCGTGCAGAGCGACAGCCTCGCCATCAAGGCGCGCAACACCCGCATCAAGATGGTGCTCCTGGTCGCCGGAGCCAACGACGACCTCCAGTTCGGCCCGGTCATGACCGACTGCGTCGAGCGCTATCTGCTGCTCCAGGGCGCGTGCCAGTCGAAGTACGAGCCCGGCTGGCAGGGCCGCGTCGACGCGCTGGTGCCCAAGGTCGAGGGGACCGTGAACGACCTCAAGACCGTGATGCGCGACGCGGGTTACGCCGACGGCTCGTACAAGCTCGTCGTGATGGGCTACCCGAGCCCGATCGGCCCCGACTTCCACGACGACCCGAACTTCCCCGGCAAGCTGGTGTGCGGCGGCCTCGGCTACGACTCCGACACCGTGTGGGGGCGCAACACCGCGGTGCCCGCCTTCGAGGTCGGCATGCGCAAGGTGGCCAAGGACACCGGAGTGACCTACCTCGACAACTCGCGCCTCTTCAACGGCCACGAGGTGTGCATGGAGGACGCCTGGGCCCGGGGCCTCTACATCGACCTCTCCAAGCCCGGACTGCCGGACGAGAACTCGGTCCGCCAGTCCTTCCACCCCAACTACCGGGGCCACGGCGCCTTCGCCTCCTGCCTCACTCAGCTCTACGACTCCGGTGCCACGGAAGGCAGTTGTGCCGACCCCGCCTCCACCGGCACCCCGACGCTCCAGACCCTGGCCTGGGACGACGCCTACCGGCCGCTGAAGAACGAGGCGACCGGCAGCTGTCTCGACGTCACCGCCTCGACCAGCGCCAACGGCACGGCCGTCATCGGCTGGGACTGCCACGGCGGGCGCAACCAGGGCTGGTGGTACGACGCCGACCGCAAGTCCGTGCACACCCAGCTCACCCAGGACCGCTGTCTGGACGTGCCGGGGGCGAACTACACCGCCGGCGCCAAGCTGATCATCTGGAACTGCTCGGGCGCCGCCAACCAGGAGTGGGTGCGCCAGTCGGGCGGTCTGCGCCCGGCCGCGGCGACCGGTCTGTGCGCCACGCTCGGCGCCGCCAAGGACCCGCTCACCCTGCGGCCCTGCGACGGCACCGCGAGCCAGCGCTTCGCCTGA
- a CDS encoding class II fumarate hydratase produces MNDSEFRTEHDSMGEVRVPAHAKWRAQTQRAVENFPISGQRLERAHIEALARVKAAAAKVNAELGVVDKDIAAAVEEAADEVAEGRWDEHFPVDVFQTGSGTSSNMNMNEVVATLATERLGRDVHPNDHVNASQSSNDVFPSSIHIAATAAVTADLIPALDHLASALERKSAEFADVVKSGRTHLMDATPVTLGQEFGGYAAQVRYGIERLRSALPRLAELPLGGTAVGTGINTPHGFSAAVIAEVARVTGLPLTEARDHFEAQGARDGLVETSGQLRTIAVSLTKISNDLRWMASGPRTGLAEISLPDLQPGSSIMPGKVNPVIPEAVLMVAAQVVGNDATVATAGAAGNFELNVMLPVIAKNLLESIRLLTRVSRLLADRTVDGITAHVERAREYAESSPSVVTPLNKYIGYEEAAKVAKKSLAERKTIREVVLEGGYVERGDLTVEQLDEALDVLRMTRP; encoded by the coding sequence ATGAACGACAGCGAGTTCCGGACCGAGCACGACTCGATGGGCGAGGTACGGGTCCCCGCGCACGCCAAGTGGCGGGCGCAGACGCAGCGGGCGGTGGAGAACTTCCCCATCTCCGGCCAGCGCCTGGAGCGCGCCCACATCGAGGCGCTGGCCCGGGTCAAGGCGGCCGCCGCCAAGGTCAACGCCGAGCTCGGGGTGGTCGACAAGGACATCGCGGCCGCCGTCGAGGAGGCGGCCGATGAGGTCGCCGAGGGCCGTTGGGACGAGCACTTTCCGGTCGATGTCTTCCAGACCGGATCCGGCACCTCCTCGAACATGAACATGAACGAGGTGGTGGCGACGCTGGCCACCGAACGGCTGGGACGGGACGTCCACCCCAACGACCACGTGAACGCCTCGCAGTCCTCCAACGACGTCTTCCCCTCCTCCATCCACATCGCCGCGACGGCCGCCGTCACCGCCGATCTGATCCCCGCCCTCGACCATCTGGCGAGCGCCCTCGAACGCAAGTCCGCCGAGTTCGCGGACGTGGTCAAGTCGGGGCGTACGCACCTGATGGACGCCACCCCGGTGACGCTGGGCCAGGAGTTCGGCGGGTATGCGGCCCAGGTGCGCTACGGCATCGAGCGGCTGCGCTCCGCCCTGCCCCGCCTGGCCGAACTCCCCCTGGGCGGCACGGCGGTCGGCACCGGGATCAACACCCCGCACGGCTTCTCGGCGGCCGTGATCGCCGAGGTCGCCCGCGTCACCGGCCTGCCGCTGACCGAGGCCCGGGACCACTTCGAGGCGCAGGGCGCGCGCGACGGCCTGGTGGAGACGAGCGGGCAGCTGCGCACCATCGCCGTCTCCCTCACGAAGATCTCCAACGACCTGCGCTGGATGGCCTCGGGTCCGCGCACGGGATTGGCCGAGATCAGCCTTCCCGACCTCCAGCCGGGCTCCTCGATCATGCCCGGAAAGGTCAATCCGGTCATTCCGGAGGCCGTCCTCATGGTCGCGGCGCAGGTCGTCGGCAACGACGCGACCGTGGCGACGGCGGGCGCGGCCGGCAACTTCGAGCTCAATGTGATGCTCCCGGTGATCGCCAAGAACCTCCTGGAGTCGATCCGGCTGCTCACCCGTGTCTCCCGGCTGCTCGCCGACCGCACCGTCGACGGCATCACCGCGCATGTGGAGCGGGCCCGCGAGTACGCCGAGTCCTCGCCGTCCGTCGTCACCCCGCTCAACAAGTACATCGGGTACGAGGAGGCGGCCAAGGTCGCCAAGAAGTCCCTGGCCGAACGCAAAACCATCCGCGAGGTGGTGCTCGAAGGGGGGTATGTGGAGCGCGGCGACCTGACGGTCGAGCAACTCGACGAGGCCCTCGA